The proteins below are encoded in one region of Lactuca sativa cultivar Salinas chromosome 3, Lsat_Salinas_v11, whole genome shotgun sequence:
- the LOC111912600 gene encoding uncharacterized protein LOC111912600, with protein MWIHHHAIVHKCCFLLCIILLQTVYGANLDILNVGEELQKETLPLQSGSRIYQLQGLKPNHWYEVKISYPASIPASFSLQLKKENPNFEPKHQRKLLNTEKLIFKNDDEDLQINQSGMYVMLTVETEGVVAIPNGKEREMVIYNIVCDELLLGIPHKAWWVVMFVIICLGVAFVIPSFLPSLLITTDRMPLLASKNS; from the exons ATGTGGATACATCATCATGCAATTGTTCACAAGTGTTGCTTCTTGCTTTGCATAATACTCCTACAAACTGTATACGG GGCTAATTTGGACATTTTAAATGTCGGGGAAGAACTGCAAAAGGAAACTCTACCATTACAATCAGGATCCCGTATCTACCAACTTCAAGGCCTTAAGCCAAATCATTGGTATGAAGTGAAGATATCATATCCTGCTTCT ATACCCGCTAGCTTTTCATTACAACTTAAAAAAGAAAATCCAAACTTTGAGCCAAAGCACCAGAGGAAATTACTCAATACTGAAAAGTTGATTTTCAAGAATGATGATGAAGACTTACAAATCAACCAG AGTGGAATGTATGTCATGTTGACTGTGGAAACTGAGGGGGTGGTTGCTATCCCAAATGGAAAGGAGAGGGAAATGGTTATATATAACATAG TTTGTGATGAACTATTGTTAGGTATTCCACACAAGGCTTGGTGGGTTGTGATGTTTGTAATTATTTGTTTGGGTGTGGCATTTGTGATCCCATCTTTTCTTCCTTCACTTCTTATAACAACAGATCGAATGCCATTATTAGCTTCCAAGAATTCCTGA